The Tenacibaculum sp. MAR_2010_89 genome has a window encoding:
- a CDS encoding rhomboid family intramembrane serine protease, whose product MPKLTDAIKHLIIINVIMFATPLLLKMDLTNIFALHLPTNEHFGFWQYISSMFMHGGSMHLIFNMYSLWAFGTPLEQMWGKNKFLFFYFSAGLGAGLIYTFVNYYQFNDIYEQLISLGLSSSDIQQILEFGKYNDDIITLSNKTMSEFYSLYHTPAVGASGAIYGVLVAFAISFPDAKLAMIFFPVPIAAKYFIPLIILSDLFFGLTKYSVGNIAHFAHIGGAIIGFIIAWYWKKNQFKIL is encoded by the coding sequence ATGCCTAAATTAACAGATGCTATTAAGCATTTAATTATTATAAATGTAATCATGTTTGCAACTCCATTGCTATTAAAAATGGATTTAACAAATATTTTTGCACTACATCTACCAACAAATGAACACTTTGGTTTTTGGCAATATATTTCTAGTATGTTTATGCATGGTGGATCAATGCATTTAATATTCAACATGTATTCTTTATGGGCTTTCGGAACTCCGCTAGAGCAAATGTGGGGAAAAAACAAGTTTTTATTCTTTTATTTTTCAGCAGGACTTGGAGCAGGCTTAATATATACTTTTGTTAATTATTATCAATTTAATGATATTTATGAGCAATTAATTAGTCTTGGTCTTTCTTCTTCTGATATTCAACAAATTTTAGAATTTGGTAAATACAATGATGACATAATAACATTGTCTAATAAAACAATGAGTGAATTTTATTCTTTATATCATACACCCGCAGTAGGTGCCTCTGGAGCTATTTATGGAGTTTTAGTTGCTTTTGCTATCTCTTTTCCTGATGCTAAGCTAGCAATGATCTTTTTTCCTGTACCAATAGCTGCTAAATACTTTATTCCATTAATTATTTTAAGTGATTTATTTTTTGGATTAACTAAATACTCTGTTGGAAACATTGCTCACTTTGCACATATAGGAGGTGCTATTATTGGTTTTATAATCGCTTGGTATTGGAAAAAAAATCAATTTAAAATTCTTTAA
- the gldI gene encoding gliding motility-associated peptidyl-prolyl isomerase GldI, translating into MKYKSVFFLVVIILFSCNEPKARRPKKHGTQNFYKEVLKENKKINDLQKKRIELWISKDTIHDFIESTKGYWYYYVKKDTLQSNTPKFEQFVDIEYNVKSMVGDIIYEKQQRTYKIDKEDFIPALQDGIKLMKIGETITFVIPSYRAYGITGDGNKIGVNQPIQSTVTLIDIKNK; encoded by the coding sequence ATGAAGTATAAAAGTGTATTTTTTTTAGTAGTAATTATACTGTTTTCTTGTAACGAACCCAAAGCAAGAAGACCTAAGAAGCATGGCACACAAAACTTTTATAAAGAAGTATTAAAAGAGAATAAAAAAATAAACGACCTACAAAAAAAGCGTATAGAGTTATGGATATCTAAAGATACAATTCATGATTTTATTGAAAGTACCAAAGGGTATTGGTACTATTATGTAAAAAAAGATACGCTTCAAAGTAATACTCCTAAATTTGAGCAATTTGTTGATATAGAGTATAATGTAAAGAGTATGGTTGGTGATATTATATACGAAAAACAACAAAGAACATACAAAATAGATAAAGAAGATTTTATTCCTGCTTTACAAGATGGAATAAAGTTGATGAAAATAGGAGAAACCATTACATTTGTGATCCCTTCATACAGAGCTTATGGTATTACTGGTGATGGAAATAAAATAGGTGTAAATCAGCCTATACAAAGTACAGTAACATTAATTGACATTAAAAACAAATAA
- a CDS encoding FKBP-type peptidyl-prolyl cis-trans isomerase → MKLTKILAASIIGLSIASCSNGSGQTKTKSSLTSEVDSVSYAIGLDMATKIRANFKDMDNDLFIQGFKNGMDSTNMLMENKDVNVVLRNYFQKQQQERMKKMQEEQTKKAEKEFGEYKKENEKFIADNKTKSGVVTTASGLQYVVLKEGTGDTPKANSRVKVHYHGTLIDGTVFDSSVERKEPSEFGVGQVIKGWTEGLQLMKPGAKYKFFIPQELAYGPQQRGKLLKPFSALIFEVELLEIK, encoded by the coding sequence ATGAAATTAACTAAAATTTTAGCAGCTTCAATTATAGGCTTATCAATAGCTTCTTGTAGTAATGGCAGCGGTCAAACAAAAACTAAAAGTTCATTAACATCTGAGGTAGATTCAGTAAGTTACGCTATTGGTTTAGATATGGCAACAAAGATAAGGGCTAACTTTAAAGACATGGATAATGATTTATTTATTCAAGGTTTTAAAAACGGAATGGATTCTACTAATATGTTAATGGAAAATAAAGATGTAAACGTTGTTTTACGTAACTATTTCCAAAAACAACAGCAAGAGAGAATGAAAAAAATGCAGGAGGAGCAAACTAAGAAAGCTGAAAAAGAATTTGGAGAGTATAAAAAAGAAAACGAAAAGTTTATAGCTGATAATAAAACTAAAAGTGGAGTAGTTACTACTGCTAGTGGATTACAATACGTAGTTTTAAAAGAAGGTACTGGAGATACTCCTAAGGCTAACTCTAGAGTTAAAGTACATTATCACGGAACTTTAATTGACGGTACTGTTTTTGATAGTTCTGTAGAAAGAAAAGAGCCATCTGAATTTGGAGTAGGGCAAGTAATTAAAGGTTGGACTGAAGGTTTACAGTTAATGAAACCAGGAGCTAAATACAAATTCTTTATACCACAAGAATTGGCTTACGGACCTCAACAAAGAGGTAAATTATTAAAACCATTTTCTGCATTAATTTTTGAAGTAGAATTATTAGAAATTAAGTAA
- a CDS encoding DUF721 domain-containing protein, with the protein MAKRENDSFSVKDLMGSFIKENNLNKGFQKIHIEEAWAKLMGTGVASYTDGVKLQNGTLIVRLKSSVLREELSYGKDKIIRMINEEMGEDLVKKLMLV; encoded by the coding sequence ATGGCAAAAAGAGAGAATGATAGTTTTTCAGTAAAAGACTTAATGGGAAGTTTTATTAAAGAAAATAATTTAAATAAAGGGTTTCAAAAAATTCATATTGAAGAAGCATGGGCAAAGTTAATGGGAACTGGTGTAGCTTCTTATACAGATGGCGTGAAATTACAGAATGGAACGTTAATTGTACGTTTAAAATCTTCTGTATTAAGAGAAGAATTGAGTTACGGTAAAGACAAAATAATAAGAATGATTAATGAAGAAATGGGAGAAGATTTAGTAAAGAAGTTGATGTTGGTTTAA
- a CDS encoding nucleoside-diphosphate kinase, with protein MATNRTFTMIKPDAVENGHTGAILEKINAAGFRIVALKKTQMTKSDAEAFYAVHNERPFFGELVEFMTRGPIVSAILEKENAVEDFRTLIGATNPAEAAEGTIRKMFATSIGENAVHGSDSDENAAIEGAFHFSGREMF; from the coding sequence ATGGCAACAAATAGAACTTTTACAATGATTAAACCAGATGCAGTTGAAAACGGACATACTGGTGCAATTTTAGAAAAAATTAATGCTGCAGGATTTAGAATTGTAGCTCTTAAAAAAACACAAATGACAAAAAGTGATGCTGAAGCATTTTATGCTGTTCATAATGAGCGTCCATTTTTTGGTGAATTAGTTGAATTTATGACTCGTGGTCCTATTGTTTCTGCAATTTTAGAAAAAGAAAATGCAGTAGAAGACTTTAGAACATTAATTGGTGCTACAAACCCAGCTGAAGCTGCTGAAGGAACAATACGTAAAATGTTTGCTACTTCAATTGGTGAAAACGCTGTTCATGGTTCAGATTCTGATGAAAACGCAGCTATTGAAGGTGCTTTCCATTTTTCTGGTAGAGAAATGTTTTAA
- a CDS encoding riboflavin synthase subunit beta, with the protein MGFIKRENKKFDYTPRYYKGDGNPYEVKHKFDEFRTTVGKRKSLKGKLNSAIDEFKNSKNGGLNSTIIIIIAVLVLFFLFIIDFDLSIFLSKDN; encoded by the coding sequence ATGGGATTTATTAAAAGAGAAAATAAAAAATTCGATTATACGCCTCGTTATTACAAAGGAGATGGAAATCCGTATGAAGTTAAACATAAATTTGATGAATTTCGTACTACGGTAGGAAAGAGAAAAAGTTTAAAAGGAAAGTTAAATTCAGCTATTGATGAATTTAAAAATTCTAAGAACGGAGGACTTAACAGTACTATAATTATTATTATAGCTGTTCTTGTGTTGTTCTTTTTATTTATAATTGATTTTGACTTATCCATATTTTTATCAAAAGATAATTAA
- a CDS encoding tol-pal system YbgF family protein, with protein sequence MATYKKRGYKPKKEKIVKEVEETFDETQSTTAEVFNNLDEAANKSEQWIENNSKPLFYGLVAVAALILIYLGYNKFIAEPTEKEASNELAYPRTFFDKAATSSGKVADSLYNLALTGGDGKYGFPDIAETFSGTKAGNVANYYAGISYLKMKKYEEAIEYLSNFSSDDELLGPTALGAIGDAFADINQAEDALEYYEKAATKKDNEFTAPLFLFKAGQTAMSLKKYSVAEKHFSLIKEKYSNTDQGRDIEKYINSAKYAQ encoded by the coding sequence ATGGCTACATATAAGAAAAGAGGTTATAAACCTAAAAAAGAAAAGATTGTAAAGGAAGTAGAAGAAACTTTTGACGAAACACAAAGTACTACTGCTGAAGTCTTTAATAATTTAGATGAAGCCGCTAATAAATCTGAGCAATGGATTGAAAACAACAGCAAACCTTTGTTTTATGGTTTAGTAGCAGTTGCTGCTTTAATTTTAATATACTTAGGATATAATAAATTTATTGCTGAACCTACTGAAAAAGAGGCTTCAAATGAATTAGCATACCCTAGAACATTTTTTGATAAGGCTGCTACTTCTAGTGGAAAAGTTGCAGATTCTTTATACAACTTAGCGTTAACTGGTGGTGATGGAAAATATGGTTTTCCTGATATTGCAGAAACATTTAGTGGTACTAAAGCTGGAAATGTAGCAAATTATTATGCTGGTATTTCATATTTAAAAATGAAAAAATACGAAGAGGCTATCGAGTATTTAAGTAATTTTTCTTCTGATGATGAATTATTAGGCCCTACTGCTTTAGGAGCTATTGGAGATGCTTTTGCAGATATCAACCAAGCTGAAGACGCTTTAGAATACTATGAAAAAGCTGCTACTAAAAAAGATAATGAATTCACAGCACCTTTATTTTTATTCAAAGCAGGTCAAACTGCTATGAGTTTAAAAAAGTATAGTGTAGCTGAAAAACATTTTTCTCTTATTAAAGAAAAGTATTCTAATACTGATCAAGGAAGAGATATTGAAAAATACATTAACAGTGCTAAATACGCACAATAA
- a CDS encoding alkaline phosphatase D family protein: MIRYKFILPFLVLLFTTNSFCQEKFTIAFGSCNNQNLPNPFWQDITSLQPNVWIWGGDNIYADTNSMRKMKRLYTQQKNRFFYNKLTKTTPILGTWDDHDYGKNDGGFEYKKKKESQQLFLDFLDVPENSPRRQQEGIYHTKTFKTKNNSVKIIVLDSRYFRTKLTKGTGSKRFQPNTHEDGSILGTQQWKWLENELKNSNANFNIIVSSIQVLSKEHGFEKWGNFPNEVTKLFKLIKTSKAKNVIFLSGDRHISEFSKTTIKEVPYPIIDFTSSGLTHSYTSFKSEENKFRTGKVVSSLSFGVLSIDLTSNKVVFQMRGKNNAILQEIGQTYP; this comes from the coding sequence ATGATTCGTTATAAATTTATTTTACCATTTCTAGTTTTATTATTTACTACTAACTCTTTCTGTCAAGAGAAATTCACCATTGCTTTTGGTTCTTGTAATAATCAAAATTTGCCAAATCCTTTTTGGCAAGACATCACTTCTTTACAACCTAATGTATGGATATGGGGCGGTGATAATATTTATGCCGATACTAATAGCATGCGTAAAATGAAAAGATTATACACTCAACAAAAAAATCGCTTCTTTTATAATAAATTAACTAAAACAACTCCTATTTTAGGAACTTGGGACGATCATGATTACGGAAAAAATGACGGAGGATTCGAATACAAAAAGAAGAAAGAAAGCCAACAATTATTTTTAGATTTTTTAGATGTTCCTGAAAACTCTCCTAGAAGACAACAAGAAGGAATTTATCATACTAAAACCTTTAAAACAAAAAACAATAGTGTTAAAATAATAGTATTAGATTCTCGATACTTTAGAACTAAACTAACAAAAGGCACTGGAAGTAAACGATTCCAACCTAACACTCATGAAGATGGTTCTATTTTAGGAACTCAGCAATGGAAATGGTTAGAAAATGAATTAAAAAACTCAAATGCTAACTTTAATATAATTGTAAGTAGTATTCAAGTATTATCAAAAGAACATGGTTTTGAAAAATGGGGAAACTTCCCAAATGAAGTAACTAAACTTTTTAAGCTTATTAAAACTTCAAAAGCAAAAAATGTTATTTTTCTTTCAGGAGACAGGCATATTTCTGAATTTTCTAAAACTACAATAAAGGAAGTTCCGTATCCAATTATCGATTTTACTTCTAGTGGATTAACACATTCTTACACTTCTTTTAAATCGGAAGAAAATAAATTCAGAACCGGAAAAGTTGTAAGTTCTTTATCTTTTGGTGTGTTATCTATTGATTTAACAAGTAATAAAGTTGTTTTTCAAATGCGAGGTAAAAACAATGCTATCCTTCAAGAAATCGGTCAAACGTATCCTTAA
- the ribH gene encoding 6,7-dimethyl-8-ribityllumazine synthase codes for MATTNLSHYDKASIPNAKSFRFGIVVSEWNPEITGSMHQGAIETFLDCGAEKENIISWEVPGSFELVYGCKKMIESQKLDAIIAIGNVIQGETKHFDFVCEGVTQGIVDLNIKYDVPVIFCVLTDNTRQQSIERSGGKLGNKGIECAVAAIKMAAIKNQERKSSSLGF; via the coding sequence ATGGCAACAACAAATTTATCACATTACGATAAAGCTTCAATCCCAAACGCGAAATCATTTCGGTTTGGGATTGTTGTTTCTGAATGGAATCCAGAAATAACAGGCAGCATGCATCAAGGAGCAATTGAAACTTTTCTTGATTGTGGAGCAGAAAAAGAAAATATTATTTCATGGGAAGTTCCAGGAAGTTTTGAATTAGTATATGGTTGTAAAAAAATGATTGAATCTCAAAAACTTGATGCAATCATAGCTATTGGAAATGTAATTCAAGGAGAAACTAAACATTTTGATTTTGTTTGTGAAGGTGTAACTCAAGGAATAGTAGATTTAAACATTAAATACGATGTTCCTGTAATATTCTGTGTTTTGACAGATAATACCAGACAGCAATCTATTGAAAGATCTGGAGGAAAACTAGGTAACAAAGGTATTGAATGTGCAGTTGCGGCTATTAAAATGGCTGCTATTAAAAATCAAGAAAGAAAATCTAGTTCATTAGGTTTTTAA
- the mutL gene encoding DNA mismatch repair endonuclease MutL, translating to MSDIIQLLPDHVANQIAAGEVVQRPASVVKELLENAIDAGATSIKLLLKDAGKTLIQVIDDGKGMSTTDARLSFERHATSKIKDAQDLFNLNTKGFRGEALASIAAIAHVELKTKQEDEELGTQIKIEGSKITSQDTISTAKGTSLAVKNLFYNIPARRNFLKSDTIETRHIVDEFQRVALAHPDITFLLHHNNNEVYHLKKSNLRKRIVAIFSPKMNEKLVPIQEHTDIITITGFVAKPEFSKKKRGEQFFFVNDRFIKSSYLNHAVVNAFEGLLENGSHPSYFLYLDVPPNSIDINIHPTKTEIKFDNEKALYAILRATIKHSLGQYNVAPVLDFERDANLDTPYDYSKKGTPSVPPITVDPNFNPFKTETQYESTPTINSGSSSNTSSSSTQSYQANFKKDPGNWEALYTSNIEPLDPVPQEQLFESYQETETGKTFQIQKKYLLSSIKSGVVLIHQSLAHQRILYEEFLENITVKEASSQQLLFPVSISFSTSDIEMIYTIKSDLESAGFMFDEFTKESVVIGGIPTSITESQITLILEQLLDDIKLEVPDASFSHFDVMAKSFAKSLAIKTGTLLSTKEQENLVNDLFSCKEPSVSPFGKPIFKTLTLHEIDAIFNK from the coding sequence ATGTCTGATATAATACAACTATTACCCGATCATGTAGCAAATCAAATTGCTGCAGGCGAAGTGGTACAACGACCTGCTTCTGTTGTTAAAGAATTATTAGAAAATGCTATTGATGCTGGTGCTACTTCTATAAAGTTGCTTTTAAAAGACGCTGGTAAAACGCTTATTCAAGTAATTGATGACGGAAAAGGCATGAGTACTACTGATGCTCGTTTATCGTTTGAACGCCATGCTACCTCTAAAATAAAAGACGCTCAAGATTTATTTAACTTAAATACCAAGGGATTTCGAGGAGAAGCCTTAGCTTCTATTGCTGCAATTGCGCATGTTGAGTTAAAAACAAAACAAGAAGATGAAGAGTTAGGTACACAAATAAAAATTGAAGGAAGTAAAATTACTTCTCAAGACACTATTTCAACAGCAAAAGGTACTAGTTTAGCTGTTAAAAATTTATTTTATAACATCCCTGCTCGACGTAATTTTTTGAAATCTGACACTATTGAAACTCGACATATTGTTGACGAATTTCAACGTGTAGCTTTAGCACATCCTGATATTACTTTTTTATTACATCATAATAATAATGAAGTATATCATCTTAAAAAAAGTAACCTACGCAAACGTATTGTTGCTATTTTTAGTCCAAAGATGAATGAAAAACTGGTTCCTATCCAAGAACATACAGACATCATTACTATTACTGGTTTTGTAGCTAAACCTGAATTTTCTAAGAAAAAAAGAGGAGAACAATTCTTTTTTGTTAATGATAGGTTTATTAAAAGTTCTTACTTGAATCACGCTGTAGTAAATGCTTTTGAAGGTCTTTTAGAAAATGGATCACATCCTTCTTATTTTTTATATTTAGATGTACCTCCAAACAGCATTGATATTAACATTCACCCAACTAAAACAGAAATAAAGTTTGATAATGAAAAAGCTTTATATGCAATTTTACGAGCTACTATAAAACATAGTTTAGGTCAATATAATGTTGCTCCTGTATTAGATTTTGAAAGAGATGCTAATTTAGACACACCTTATGATTACAGTAAAAAAGGAACTCCTTCTGTTCCTCCAATAACTGTAGACCCTAATTTTAATCCTTTTAAAACAGAGACTCAGTACGAATCAACTCCAACTATTAATTCTGGTTCTTCAAGTAATACTTCTTCAAGTTCTACCCAAAGTTATCAGGCTAACTTTAAAAAAGACCCAGGTAATTGGGAGGCCTTATACACTAGTAATATTGAACCTCTAGATCCTGTACCTCAAGAACAACTTTTTGAATCTTATCAAGAAACTGAAACAGGTAAAACATTTCAAATTCAAAAAAAATATTTGTTAAGTTCAATAAAATCTGGAGTTGTTTTAATACATCAATCTTTAGCACATCAACGAATATTGTATGAAGAGTTTTTAGAAAACATTACCGTTAAAGAAGCTAGTAGTCAACAACTATTATTCCCAGTTAGTATTTCTTTTTCTACTTCTGATATTGAAATGATATATACCATAAAATCAGATTTAGAAAGTGCTGGTTTTATGTTTGATGAATTCACCAAGGAGAGTGTTGTAATTGGAGGAATACCAACCTCTATTACAGAAAGTCAAATTACACTTATATTGGAACAATTACTTGACGATATTAAGTTAGAAGTTCCAGACGCAAGTTTTAGTCATTTTGATGTTATGGCTAAGTCATTTGCTAAATCATTGGCTATAAAAACAGGAACTTTATTATCAACAAAGGAGCAAGAAAACTTAGTAAACGATTTATTTTCTTGTAAAGAACCTTCAGTTTCTCCTTTTGGTAAACCAATTTTTAAAACATTAACCTTACATGAAATTGATGCTATTTTTAACAAATAA
- a CDS encoding bifunctional oligoribonuclease/PAP phosphatase NrnA encodes MILKQFKELKEFLSRPQEVVIIGHRNPDGDAVGSTLGLKHYLDKKGHKAQVLMPNEYPDFLQWIPGSETVYRFDRQNNQSVKALKKSTIIFLLDFNALHRVGHDMQNTLEKYENDFALIDHHQQPDDFTYMYSDTSMSSTCQMVYNFIEMMEDVDMIDKHIATCLYTGIMTDTGSFRFRSTTSRTHRIIADLIDKGAENDKIHSNVNDSNTYSRLLLLGQSLSNLEILPEYKTAFITLSQEEKKKFNYEKGDTEGVVNYALSLKGIVFGVIFIEDEEQGIIKISFRSKGKFSVNQFARNYFNGGGHDNASGGKSELNMEDTIAKFKSLLPQYIDELQTSYEV; translated from the coding sequence ATGATTTTGAAACAATTTAAGGAATTAAAAGAATTCTTATCACGGCCTCAAGAAGTGGTAATAATAGGGCATAGAAATCCTGATGGAGATGCAGTTGGATCTACATTAGGTTTAAAACATTATTTAGATAAAAAAGGGCATAAAGCACAAGTGTTAATGCCTAATGAATATCCTGATTTTTTACAATGGATTCCTGGCTCTGAAACTGTATATAGATTTGACAGACAGAATAACCAAAGTGTAAAAGCATTAAAAAAATCTACCATTATATTTTTATTAGATTTTAATGCATTGCATAGAGTTGGTCATGACATGCAAAATACTTTAGAAAAGTATGAAAATGATTTCGCATTAATTGATCATCATCAACAGCCTGATGATTTTACGTATATGTATTCTGATACGTCAATGTCTTCAACTTGTCAAATGGTATATAATTTTATTGAGATGATGGAAGATGTGGATATGATAGATAAACACATTGCTACCTGTTTATATACCGGTATAATGACAGATACAGGCTCATTTCGTTTTCGTTCTACAACAAGTAGAACACATAGAATTATTGCTGATTTAATAGATAAAGGAGCGGAAAATGATAAAATTCATAGCAATGTTAATGATTCGAACACGTATAGCAGATTGTTGTTATTAGGACAATCGTTGAGTAATTTGGAAATTTTACCAGAATATAAAACAGCTTTTATAACACTTTCACAAGAAGAAAAAAAGAAGTTTAATTATGAGAAAGGAGATACTGAAGGTGTTGTAAATTATGCTTTATCATTAAAAGGAATTGTATTTGGAGTTATTTTTATAGAAGATGAAGAGCAGGGGATCATAAAAATATCTTTCAGGTCTAAAGGAAAGTTTTCTGTAAATCAATTTGCAAGAAATTATTTTAATGGAGGAGGACATGATAATGCGTCAGGAGGAAAAAGTGAATTAAATATGGAAGATACGATTGCTAAATTTAAATCGTTATTACCTCAATATATTGACGAATTACAAACATCTTATGAAGTATAA
- a CDS encoding peptidylprolyl isomerase has translation MKLVKYLLIITVVLTACKTIKYPDLENGLYADIQTNRGDILIKLHDKEVPMTVANFVSLAEGDNPKVTDSLKGKLYFDGTKFHRVIKDFMIQGGDITGTGGGNAGYKFGDEFPMDAEGKLIYKHEKAGVLSMANSGKNTNSSQFFITHKATPWLDGMHSIFGMVQKGQSIVDTIQKNDYINHIEIIRVGKEAKKFDAPIVFKNELANAAQKEEERKRILEELKKKYLEKMGIDKAISTESGLKILSLQKGKGKKVNPAIPTTVHYTLYLIDGKKIDSSIDKGRPFTFIIDEMDLIAGWKEGVKTMREGDKSRFFIPYYLGYGEDGLGPIIGKSDLIFEVEVLKVGK, from the coding sequence ATGAAATTAGTAAAATATTTATTAATTATTACAGTTGTATTAACTGCTTGTAAAACAATAAAATATCCAGATTTAGAAAACGGTTTGTATGCTGATATACAGACGAATAGAGGTGATATATTAATTAAACTTCATGATAAAGAAGTTCCAATGACAGTTGCTAATTTTGTGTCTTTAGCAGAAGGTGACAATCCTAAAGTAACCGATTCATTAAAAGGAAAGCTTTATTTTGATGGAACAAAATTTCATAGAGTTATTAAAGATTTTATGATACAAGGAGGAGATATTACAGGAACTGGTGGTGGTAATGCTGGATATAAATTTGGAGATGAGTTTCCAATGGATGCCGAAGGAAAATTAATTTATAAACATGAGAAAGCAGGTGTTTTATCTATGGCTAACTCAGGTAAAAACACAAATTCAAGTCAGTTTTTTATTACGCACAAAGCTACACCTTGGTTAGATGGAATGCATTCTATATTTGGAATGGTGCAAAAAGGACAGTCTATTGTTGATACTATTCAGAAAAATGATTATATAAATCATATTGAAATTATTAGAGTAGGTAAAGAGGCAAAGAAATTTGATGCCCCAATAGTATTCAAAAATGAATTAGCAAATGCAGCTCAAAAAGAAGAGGAACGCAAAAGAATATTAGAAGAATTAAAAAAGAAGTATCTAGAAAAAATGGGAATAGATAAAGCTATTTCTACTGAGTCTGGATTGAAAATATTATCATTACAAAAAGGTAAAGGTAAGAAAGTGAATCCTGCTATTCCAACTACAGTTCATTACACACTTTATTTAATAGATGGGAAAAAAATAGATTCGAGTATAGATAAAGGCAGGCCATTTACTTTTATAATAGATGAAATGGATTTAATTGCCGGGTGGAAAGAAGGTGTTAAAACGATGAGGGAAGGTGATAAGTCTAGGTTTTTTATTCCTTATTATCTAGGATATGGTGAAGATGGATTAGGGCCAATAATTGGGAAATCTGATTTGATTTTTGAAGTTGAAGTTTTAAAAGTAGGTAAATAG
- a CDS encoding DNA replication/repair protein RecF gives MYLQKISLVNFKNIEVQTFNFQKKINCFVGNNGIGKTNVLDAIYYLSFAKSYFNSVAGQNIRHGEDFFMIEGDYLLNERVEKIICSLKRGQKKVLKRNGKAYDKFSEHIGQLPLVIISPADRDLITEGSDTRRKFIDGVISQQDKEYLHNLISYNKVLVQRNALLKYFAANRTFDALNLKVYDEQLIQYGSVIHKKRKLFLEEFVPIFNAKHLIISGANEKVDLFYKSQLNDTSFEDLLAQSLEKDRMIQYTTVGIHKDDLSFVIEEYPIKKFGSQGQQKSYLIALKLAQFEFIKQQANVVPILLLDDIFDKLDENRVGQIVDLVNDDEFGQIFITDTHADRTENVIKKSNKEYQIFKL, from the coding sequence ATGTATTTGCAGAAAATTTCATTGGTTAATTTTAAAAATATTGAAGTACAAACATTTAATTTTCAAAAGAAGATAAATTGTTTTGTAGGTAACAATGGTATTGGTAAAACAAATGTGTTAGATGCTATATACTATTTATCTTTTGCTAAAAGTTATTTCAATTCTGTAGCTGGGCAAAATATTAGACATGGTGAAGATTTTTTTATGATTGAAGGAGATTATTTATTAAATGAAAGAGTTGAAAAAATTATTTGCTCATTAAAAAGAGGTCAAAAAAAAGTTTTAAAGAGGAATGGAAAGGCGTACGATAAATTTTCTGAACACATTGGTCAATTACCATTGGTAATAATATCACCAGCAGATAGAGATTTGATTACTGAAGGAAGTGATACAAGAAGAAAGTTTATTGATGGTGTTATCTCTCAACAAGACAAAGAATATTTACACAACTTAATATCTTATAATAAAGTACTTGTACAGCGTAATGCGCTATTAAAATATTTTGCTGCGAATAGAACATTTGACGCATTAAATTTGAAAGTATATGATGAACAGTTAATACAGTATGGATCTGTGATTCATAAAAAAAGAAAATTGTTTTTAGAAGAATTTGTACCTATCTTTAATGCAAAGCACTTAATAATTTCTGGAGCTAATGAAAAAGTAGATTTATTCTATAAAAGTCAGTTGAACGATACTTCTTTTGAAGACTTATTAGCACAAAGTTTGGAAAAAGATAGAATGATACAGTACACAACAGTTGGAATTCATAAAGATGATTTAAGTTTTGTAATAGAAGAGTATCCAATTAAAAAATTTGGATCTCAAGGGCAACAAAAATCATATTTAATAGCATTAAAATTAGCACAGTTTGAATTTATAAAACAACAAGCCAATGTGGTACCAATTTTATTATTAGATGATATTTTTGATAAGTTGGATGAAAATAGAGTTGGTCAAATTGTTGATTTAGTTAATGATGATGAGTTTGGTCAGATTTTTATTACTGATACTCATGCTGATAGAACTGAAAATGTAATTAAAAAAAGTAATAAAGAATACCAAATATTTAAACTTTAA